Below is a window of Mucilaginibacter ginkgonis DNA.
CTATAGTTACTGTCGACTCATCCACCAGGATACCAATAGCCAGCGACAGTCCGCTAAGCGTCATGATGTTGATAGTTTGATGGAAAAGCGACAGGAATAAAATACCTGATATGATGGATGTAGGTATCGTGAGGATCACGATCAATGCGCCACGCCTGTCGCCCAGGAATAATAATACCATGAGGCCCGTAAGCACTGCGCCGATCGTACCTTCTTCTGCCAAACTTTTTACCGCGTTTATCACGTAAGTGCTTTGGTCAAAAACATAAGACAATTTTACATCAGGCGGTAGCAGGCTCTGAAAACGTGGGATGGCCTTTTTCAGGTTGCTCACCACCTCCCAGGTTGAAGCGTCGGCCGATTTGGTTATCGGTAGGTATACCGAACGCTTACCGTTGACTAAAGCGTAGCTGCTGGTGATATCTGCACCGTCTTCTGCTTTGCCAATATCCCTTAAGAAGATTGTTTGTATACCGTTTTTATAGATCGGGATGTTGTTAAAATCATCAATCTTCTTTATCGATGTATTTGCAGGCGTTAAATAATTGTAGTCACCGATCCTGACGTTACCGGCAGGAGAATTTTGGTTATTTTCCCTTAACGATGTCACTACCTGATCAGGCGTAAGATTGTGCGAACGCAACAATTCGGGGTCGATCTTGATTACTACTGTACGTGTACTGCCGCCGAATGGCGCGGGCGATATTAAGCCCGGAACCGATGTAAATGAAGAGCGTACGTACACGTTTGCCAAATCAAGCAACTGGTTATTTGTCCGTGTTGCGCTGCTCAATACCAACTGGCCCACAGGCAGTGTAGAAGCATCGAAACGTATAATAAACGGTGGCTGCGTACCCGGCGGGAAGATAGCCTGGGCCCTGTTGGTGTAGGCCGTCACCTCCGCGGCCGCCTGGGCCATATTGGTTCCTTCGTAAAAAGTTAATTTTATTAGAGTTAAGCCGGTAATATTTTTGGTCTCGATACTTTTGACACCTGACACATACAAAAGCAAATTGACATATTGCTTGCCAAAATATGATTCCATCTGATCGGGCGTGTAGCCACCAAACGGGTGCGATATGTAGATTACTGGTAAATTAAGGTCGGGGAAAATATCGATTTTGATAGTGCGGACTGCGCCTAGCCCGAAGAAAAATAACCCGGCCACTATCACTAACACTGTGATAGGTTTCTGCAGGGCTCCTTTTATTAATCCCATTTGCTGCTTTTATAAGTTGTTAGTAAAAATGGTGAAGTCGCCTGTTGCTGCCGATTTTAGCAGCACTGCTTGCCAAACATTGTTGTAAGCAATGTCGCGGTCTATTTGCGCACGGTTTAAATTGAAAAGCGCTGTTGTAAAGTCTACAATGCTCGACAAACCGTTTCTGTAAAGCGCCTCTTTTTGTTTGTAGGCATCTGTGGCAGCCTTTACTTCTATCGGTGCTTCGCGGTAATTCTTTAATGAGTTGGCGATGCGTGTCTCGGCTAATACCTGCTGGTCTTGCAAACGCTGGCTTACCAGATCATATTCATTTTGTAATTGTGCCGAAGTAAAGCGCTGCGATTGTACCTGGTAATGCGTGCGGAACAAGCTGGTAAAGTTCCACACCACGCCAACGCCCAACAGATAGTTGTATCGGGTTGGATCCACCCCCGCGCCATAATTAGACGTGTATACGCTTGGCGCCGCCGAAGTTACGCCCGGCGTAAAGCCGGATCCCCTGCCTTGGAACACGCCGAACGCGCTTAAAGTTGGCAGTGCGTTTTTGCTTAAATAGATAGCTTGCCTGTCGCTTACACCTACCCTGCTTTGAAAGTACTGCAATACGGGATGGTTTTGCAGGGGCACATTCGACGGTGCGTCCGGAGCTTTTGGTATGCCCGTAATGAAAGTGCTGTCTAAGGCGAACTGTTGCACCGGTACACCTAAATATTGTATTAAAATGTTGTTTTGATCCTGCTCATTTTGCTGCGCGTTGGTTAACGCGATGCGGGCGTTTGATACCTCTGAATTGGCAAGCGACGAATCTACACCGGCGTTAAGGCCATTCTTCACCCTTGCAACTACTACCCTGCTTAATTCTGTAGCGCGGTTAAGGTTATCCATTTGCGACTTGACAATGCGTTGCGCAGCCAGCAAATTAAGATACGCCGATGCGATCCTTACCTGATGCTGAAATAATTCCTGGTTCAAATCTTCCTGGTCACGGTAAACTGTCGATTTTTGCACGTTCACCTTTTCACGGGCACGGCCAAAGGCAAAGAAATCCCAGCTTACATTGCTCAGATACAATGCGCCGAACGCGGCATTCCAGTTTTGCGATGATAGCGCCGGGCCCGACGATGCTACACTTAAACCGCGGTAACCGTATAATGGCCCATTCATACCATTAATGGTGCCGTAATCCTGTTGCGCAGATAAGTTAAAATCCGGCAGGTACTCTGTTTTTGTTTCCTTTAAATATGCTTTAGAAGCGTTTAGTTGCTGCGCTTTTGCTTTTATGGTGGGGTAATTCTCTGTACCCAGCCGCAATGCTTCGCGCATGGAGAGCTGTTGTTGCCCATGGGCGGTTGTGTAAATACAACAAGTACAAGCAGCGGCTAAAAGAAAAAATAGAGCCTTATTGAACATGGGGTATTAGTAAGTAGTGCTGCAAATCTAGAGATAATGAAAATTGAGTTTTGTAATAAACTTGTTTCCATTGTGTCTATATAACAATATGAATGTCACAAAATTTACATTCCCTTACAAAATAGGCTTTTTTCTTACCAATATGTCATTTTGCTATTTTGATTTGTCAATGATATTTGTCGCAACGGCTGCCGCGGATGTTAAGGCCGCCTCTACTGTACCCATAGCCGGACCATGATATAGATATTCGCCAGCGAAATAAATAGTATCCTCTATTGCCGATGTAAGTATTTCACGGGCATCATCAGAACCGACCATGTCATAAGCGTATGAACCCAACGTGTAAGGGTCTGCTGTCCAATTGGCTACATGCCAGCTTTGCATTTGCTCTTTTAATTCTTTTACGGTAAGGTCAAATATGTTTGATAAGCTTTCAAGTGATTTTTCTAATATATCCTCATCAGAAGCGTCTGTTAATTCGCGGGCAGGGTTACCTCCAAGCCAGCCGGTTAGTAAAGCTTCATGTTTAGGCGCTTGCGACCACCAGGTAGGTATCTCCTCTTTAGACATAAAAAATAACGCACCGCTTAAATCTTCGTCATGCAGCTTCTCCCAAAACCTTGTATTGAAACGCAGTAAAACTTTGATGATAGCACCGAAACCTATTTGACGGAATGCCTGCTGTTGCGAGTGGATGGGTGGCGTAAACGTTAACGCATTATCCGATTTTAATACACCCAAGGGTAAAGCTATAATCAATTTCCTCGCCTTATAACTTTCACTGTTAGATGTTTTGACGGTCACTTTATCTTTCGACCAATTACAGTCCTTTACTTCGGCTTCTAAAATAATCTGGCCTCCGGCCGAAGTGATTTCGTCAGCCAGATAGTTGATCATTTCGAGATAACCATAGTTAAGGCGGTGCTGGGCTCCTTCGTCCTCATTTTGCCACTCTTCGCAAAGGGCAAACACAGACACATCAGCGGGGTCGGCGGTATCAAAGCCGGATACATATCGTTTAGCCTGGTCACGTAATGGCTCGTGTTCTTCGCCGGCAAAATAGACCGTTAGTAAATCGGCTAAATTCATGTCTTCCTTTAAGCCATTCATCTTATCCATCAGCTCATCCCAACCGTCTATTTCATTACCCTCTTCGGTTAATCGGCCATTGTCGAGGTGCAGCATCTCACCGCTTGCAGCGTGATATTTTATGCCTGCCTCTTTGAGCAGATTAAGCGTTACCGGCAGATCGCCATGTACAAACTCTGCACCTAGTTCTGTTTTGCCAAACTGGTCGTAAATAGTATGTATGCGCCCGCCTATCCTATCGCGCGCTTCAAGAATCGTCACTTTATAACCTGCTTTCACAAGCAACCTCCCGGCCATTAAGCCTGCAGCTCCGGCTCCTAAAATCAAAATGTCTTCCATGTGCTATAAACAACAAAAGCCGCCCTGAAAGTTTCAGAACGGCCCTATTATAAAGTGTGATTGGTTGTGTCGTGTAATCAGTGCAAAGCTAAATTAATCAAAGCCGCTTACTTTCTCCCGGCTTGCTTGAAATTATTTTTCAGCACTATCAAAGGTTCGTTCTGGTCCCATTGCGGTTTAACGCCTTTTTGATTCAGTAACCCACGCTGGCCTATTGAAAAGTTGCCAAGTACAATGTCCGGCTTACCATCGCCATCAACATCATGTACATCCATGCAGATCCACCGGCCATATTTCTCAACAGGGATATTATGCGGCGTAAATTTATTGGCCGATTCCTGGTGCAGGTAGGTAAAGCCTTCTTCGGGGTGATATTTAAAATCAGAGAAAAACGCTATTGCAGCTATGTCGGGCTTGCCATCTCCATCAAAATCTATGGCGACAGCTTTAGTACCGCCATCTATATGATAAAAATACGTTTGCCTAAAGTTCCAGCCGCCCTGGTTAGTGAAAATGTATAGACCGTGGTAAGGCTTCAATACCCTTGAATAATCGCTATTGTCTCCGCAGCAATAAAGTATATCTAGCTTACCGTCGCCGTTCATATCCACTAACTGGAAACTCCCCGAGCCATATATCGGCGGGAACTGCAAAATCCTCTTTTGTGTGAAACCACCCTTATGGTCATTGGTAAACAACCAAATAGCTTCTTCATTTTGAGCAAAAAGGCACATTACATCAGGCCAGCCATCATTGTTGAAATCGCCTTTTAATAATTGCGTTCCGCCCGGTATGCCCAGCATCACTTTCTTATTGTATTTGCCTGCCGGCTTTTGTTCAATGTAATACAGGCCACCGCGGTCATGCCCAAACCCACAAACCACGTAGTCGGGCAACCCATCTTTATTAAAATCTGCAGTAACGGTTTGCACCGGGCGCGGCAGGCTGTCAGTGATTTGTCTCGGTGCTCCGGCTTTGCCTGTAACAGGTAAAGTAAGTTCATACACCTTTCCTTTCGACACGTCAACCGGCATCATTTGACCAATGCCAGTTATCACGCCAACGTTTCTCTCACCCTGTTTTACGAAATCTATGCCCGTTACAGGCGAATCGAAATTATAAACCAGCGTTTGTTTTAAGTCCGGTGTCCAGCTGTAGAAGCCATTCGCCGCGTCGCCGCTGTAAAGCTTGTGATCGTCCGGGCTTACAGCAACCATTGTTGTCATTGCAGGCACATGAGTATTTACAATCTTAGGTCTAACCAATGTAAAACCGTCCCAATCACGGGCGGGTGCTTTTGCAGGTTTGGGGATTACCAAAGAGTCGGGCGCATTAGATATGTACCATTTTTCTATAGCCTGCCACTGCGCCAGGCTAACTGTTGAATTTGGGTTGACTACTGCCTGACCCATAAATATTTCGAGGTTCAGCCGTTTTGCCATCGCCGGAAGGATACCATCTCGCCAACTTTTCTTATCGGCAAGGGCAGGCTCTGTAAACTTATGGCAGCTGGTGCAGTATTTTGTGGCTAATGTCCTGCCGTCTAATGATTGCGCTTTAGGCGCATTATCTTGATTACAGCTATAGATCGTGATACCTGATACAATAGCCAGGGTAGCCGGTATAAAAACCGCCGGCAAGAATTTTTTTAAGTTAAACATCAGCCTATTTTTTTACCGGTGTGGTTTTCTAAAACTATAAGCGGAATGTTGCCATTCTGATACGGATTTTTGTTATGGTCGATGGTCATCCCCTGCGAATAATTGCCCAGTACAACATCGGGCTTACCATCACCATTTACATCGCCAACAGCCATGTCAAACCATCTGCCGTACTTACTCACAGGCACCGCGTGCGGTATGTAATGGCCTGCCTTGTCATTTTCAAAGTAAATAAAACTTTCAGCAGGTTGGCTTTGCAAGTCAGCGAAAAATGCGCTGGCTACAATGTCCAGGTCGCCATCACGATCAAAGTCGGTAGCAATAGCTTTTGTACAACCGTTTATAGGGTAAAAATAGCTTTGTTCAAGCGACCAGTTGCCATTATTCTTATAAATATATAAACCATGGTAGGGCTTTTTAATTCTTGAATCGCCGAAGTTGTATCCACAGGTCAAGATCACGTCCAAATCGCCATCCTTATCAACATCTGCCAGCTGGAAACTTGACGATCCATAAACCGGCGGCAAGCTTAATAATCTGCGTTCTGTAAAACCGCCTTTCTTATCATTTGTAAACAAGCTGATACCTTCATTATTGTTCCCATATAAAGCCATAATATCCGGCCAGCCGTCTTTATTAAAATCGCCGACAACAGTCTGAACAACGCCGTCTGAGTCTTTCAAGGATACGCGATCGAACGTGTGATCTGCTTTTTGTTTCATCACAAATAAATGACCACGTAGTTTTCCCCTCGATGAGATGACATAATCCATAAGACCATCTTTATTTACATCGATCGCAGAAGTTTGCATAGGCCTTGACAGGTCTGACTCGATAACTTTAGGCATAGCGCCTTTAGCAGCCAGGTCTAAGCTTAGAACTTTGCCATTAGGAAAATCTTTAGGGGCAACTTCACCGATGCAGGTGATAACCCCATTATAGTAGCTGCCATCCTTGACATAAGCCATGCTAACCGCTGCAGACGGTAATTGCGTCACAGGTGATGCGTTTAGGTTGCTATCCCATTTATATAACTTAGCCTTCACGTTGTCTGCACTGTATATCACATGACTTTGCGGGTCAATGCTTACCATAGTTGTGAACGCCAAATCAACATCTGCCGTCGATGATGGCTTTTTTAAACTAAAGCCGGCCCAATCATTAACCAGACTATCGGGGCGCTTTTGCGGCAAAGGATTGGTTGGCGCATTCTTTTTGTAATAATCAACAATGCGTGCCCAGTCTGAGATAGAAATCCCTTTAGCAGTATCAGGTCTGTAGAATTCCGTGCCGTAAGTAGCTATCTGCAGATACGGCGCCATCGCGACTAAAGTATGATTAAGCCAAACATCCTTAGTCAACGCATTCACAGGCACCAGTTTATGACATTTGGTACAATATTTTGTAACCAGCTGACTGCTGCTTAGTTCTACATCGTTAGTATCCTGAAGGTTTGATCCACTTTTTGTTTTGCAGCCGTCGATTATTACCGTCGCTCCAATTATCAATACAAACCCGGAAAGCCCTATTATATATTTGGCCTTGCTCCACATATCCATTCTTGAAATATCTATTTAGTTAATTTTAATTTTTGCCAGATGTATTCGCCTACTTTATGACCTTGTACTGCGCCCTGGTTTACACTATTTAGGTAATGTATGCCGCCGTAAAAGCGGCTTACAGATGTTTCATCTGATGCTTTTATAAAGGAATCGAAGTGGCGCTGCATACCGATGTAGCGTAAATCGCTGGTATCTTGGAAAGCAAAGTTATCACCAAAAATATGCGTCAAAATTGTTGATGACGCAGCGCTGATGTCGCTATGCCCGCTCGGGTACTCCGGGAACGGCGGTGTTTGCAGCAATGGCAACCAGTTATGATCTATCTTGTCGTTAATTACTGTTACAGGGCGAATGTAATTGATGGTGTACTTATCCTGCCATCCGCAAATGAAGGCGTCATATAATGCTATAGCTGTAAGCGCGTAAGCCTGAGCTGTTTTAACGGCATTGGCCTTAGTTTGCCTGCATGCAATAGTAGTAATACCTATCCAATGCCCGCCGGGAGTAATCTTCTTATTGGCGAACATAATGTGCCCTGTATGCTGGATCACAAATGGGTTATCGTCCCAAAATTTCGCGATGGTTACCTGTTCTTTTGTGATGTTTTTGCTCAGGTTATAAACCTCGACATTTTGTTTGTAATACTGGCTATTCTTGTCTTCATTAAATGCCGGTGGTGGTGGCGTTGGGAACTGTGAAGACGAATCAACCGCGAAGGTTTTCATTGTGCCCCAGCAAAACTCTACGCCGTCCAAATAATCTGGTGGAGTCGGCTGCCATTTGCCCGGGTCGTGACTTCCTAAAAACCGCGGCTTGCCGCGTGTTTGCGGATAATTGTCAAATGCCGCGCGTTTAAGTATAATTTTACCAATGGCTTCGCCAAAAGCTACAGAACGTGCATAAACGGAATCGTGCAGATTGTCCTGAAAACGGCCAAAAAGTTTGTCTTCGTATTTCTTTAAAGAGTCGACGGAAAATATAACTTTATGGGCAACGGTAAAAAATGCCTTGCTTGCTGCAAGCGTATAATTGTAAGTTTTGCCTTTTTGCGGCTCAGGCATCTTTGCAAAGCCTCTTAGTTGTGCAGTTATTGAATTATATTTCGGGTCGGCATAACGCATTGCTTCATAAGAGGCCAGGGAAGCATATCCGTATATCCGGCTGGCTACAGGCGGCGTAAACACATCATAAATAATCACCTGCGTTAGCTGATCTTCGTTCTGATGAAGTATGTCTGCGTCACTGACTTTTTTACCATCGCCAAGTTTGCTTTTGCAACCTGCAAGGGCAGCAATAACGCACATCACTGCGGCTATGTTTATTCTAAGTTTCGGCATGGTTTAATTAACTGGTATGGAACGTGTTTTACCGTTGCTGCCTGTAATTTGCACGGCAGACATATTGTATTCAATATTAAAAAATCTCGCAGACTGAGACAAGAAAGACTCGCCGTTATAAAACTCGATCTTCGATTTTCTTCCATCGCGATATTTAACTTTTGCATACATGTCTCCTGCGCTTAAAGACACGGTTTTGACGCTTCTTTTAAGATCATATAATTTAAGCGGACCGGTGTGCTGACTTGCGGCGAGCAAATACTTGTTGTCTGTGCCGCGCAACTTTATCAACGCTTTGCCGTCGCCCGGAATGTATATACCACTCTGCATTATGGAAAGCGGGGTAAAGCCGCCTTTTCCGTTTCCTTTAAGCATCAATCCATTAAAGGCGTCATAACGGCCGGTACCTACCTCGGTGCCATAATCGTTACCGTTAAGGATCACATCAAGGTTGCCATCCCCATCAAAATCATCAACCGTAATACCGCACAACTGAGATGTTTGCGCCATAATTGGCAAAGGTGAAATGGTAAATTTCCCGCCGCCATCGTTACGTAAATAGCAAGATCTCAGCTCGTTTACTTTTAACCTGATGCCGCCCTTACGCAGAGAATCAGGGATGACCTGATCCATTGTAGCAACCGCGAACGATTTATAATTCTGGTATTTGATACGCATGCTTATTACCTGCTTGACCACATCATCTCGGGTATTGGCAGGAAACTCCTGCATTTTACCCTCTTTATCTTTTAGATAAACAGAGGTAAACGCATCGTAACTGCCGTTATGGTCAACGTCATTAGCGGTAACATAAACTGGATATTGATCACTTGCTTTGTAAAATGTGTTTAATCCGGTATTCCCTACAATATAGTCGATGTCGCCATCATGGTCAAAATCCCCTGCAGCGATGGTATTCCACCAACCTAGTTTATCAGATATTCCGCTTGCGCTCGTCGTATTCACAAACTTGCCGTGGTCATTCTTCATAAACGTAACCGGCATCCACTCGCCTGCCATGATCAGGTCGGGCCAGCCGTCGTTGTTAAAATCGGTAAACAAGGCGTCACATACCAGGCCCACATTTTTTAAAGCCGGTGCCACTTGCTGAGTAACATCAGTAAACTTAACACCGTCTGTTTTAGAATCGTTACGCAGTATAAAACTTGAGACCGGCTTAGGGTAATTCCAAGGATCTACCCTGCCCGATACAAACAGGTCAAGGTCGCCATCGTGATCGTAATCCACCGCGCGCACGCATAGTTTACTCGTATTATTTAACGGAAGCGCGTTAGTTTGTTCGCTGAAACTACCTTTACCGTCATTAATATATAATCTATCACCGTAGGTTGGCGATTGCGGGGTAGCCTCAAACCCTCCGCTCGCCACATACAGATCAAGGTCGCCATCGCCATCAGCGTCAAATAAAAGTAAGCCCTCGTCTTTGCGGATACCATCTTTAGAAGTAAACGAAGCATACAATGGTTTTTGAATGAATTTTCCGCTAGCTTGCTGTAAAAGCAATTGAGCCGGATATTTTGAATTGCCGCCTACAACAATATCATCGGTGCCATCACCATTTACATCTCCCGATGCCATACCCGGGGAAAAGGCTGAAAGTTTGTGCGGCAATAGTTTCTGGATGTTAAAGTCTACAAAATCATCTTCTTTATGCTGATAGTTGATACCCCTATCGCGGGTTACCTCTGTAAACATTGCACTGTTGTCTATCACAGGGCGATTAAAATTATAAGATTCATTCGCGTTCGCTATATCAATTTTCAATAATTGATCTGCCTTAATATTTACCAGCGTTTGCTTTTTAAACCCGGGCCAGCGTACAACTACAGAGTCAACTTTTGAGATACCACCTAAGCCAAAGTGAGCAACATTCCAGGTTGATGACAAGTAACCCCGGTATGGCGTATTCTCGTAGAACTGCTGTTTGCCATGGTCATAGTAAACATTAATTAGGGCACCTATACCGTCAATGTTTTTAGTATCGCCTTTGAGGCTGATGTTTAAATAGTGATCTTGACCATTGGCATCAGCTTTGTCTCTTAAAGTATTTTTATAGACAAGTGCTTCATCATCAATATTGTTAATCACCATGTCCAGGTCGCCGTCACCGTCCAAATCGGCATAAACAGCACCATTTGAAAACGATGGAACTGTCAGCCCCCAGTTTTCTGTCTCGTCTGTAAACTGTAGGTTACCATTGCTCTTAAAAGCATAGTTATGAATCTTTACAATGGGTATCTGATCTAGTATCTGCTTTTGTGAGGCCACAGAAAAAGCTTCATCCCTAAAAGTTGTAAAATCGTGGTCTGTAACATCGCGGGGATAGCCATTGGTGATCACAATGTCGCGGTTGCCATCGTTATCAAAATCTGTAATTAGCGGGCACCAGCTCCAATCTGTTTGGCCAACGCCGCTTAAAAAAGATATTTCGCTAAAGGCCGGTATGCCTATGGAGTCGTTTTGCCCTAAACTATAGCCCTGATTTAGTTGGAGGGTATTTCGTGTATATTGATATTGGTATTTGTAATAGTCGAAATTTTGGTATATCTGGTATGCGTTTGAAGGCATAAACATCTTTTTACGATAATTATCCTCTGGGTTCATGTCGAGTTCAAATACGTCGGGCAAACCGTCATTATTAATGTCGGTAATGTCTTGGCCCATCGCCGCAGCAGCAGTGTGTTTAAAATATTCTTTACTACGGTCTGTGAATGTCCCGTCGTGGTTATTGATGTAAAGAATATTGTTAGTTAAAAAGTCGTTGGTAACATAGATATCTTTCCAACCGTCGCCATTTATATCGGCAATGCTGGCGGCATGCCCATAACCTTCAATGGTTATGCCTGCCTGTTTTGAAACGTCGGTAAAAACCGGGTGTCTTAGCTTCTCATCAAAGTCATTCCTAAAAAGTTTACCGGTACTTGCCTTACTTCCATCGGTCATTAAAGGGCGAAAGGTACTAGTGTTATCGCTGTTCTCGGCGTCGTTAACCGCCAGGTACATATCCAGGTCGCCGTCATTATCATAATCAAAGAAATAAGCCATGGTTGAATGCTTGTTTGCATTAAGGCCATACTCGGCCGCCATTTCTTTAAACGTTGGGATGCCTTCTTTTCCGTTTCCCTGGTTAATATATAAAAGGTTTACGCGTTTTGTAGAATCTTGCAATAAAGTGTTGCATACGTAAATATCCGGCCAACCGTCATTATTTATATCTACAACTGCAACTCCGCGCGCCCAGCCACCTTTACCGCGAACACCGGCGATTGCGGTAACATCGTCAAACTTAAAATTGCCTTTATTAAGATATAATTTATTTGAAACGGCATTACCTGTAAAATACAGATCAGGTTTACCGTCGCGATTAAAATCACCAACACCTACGCCCCCGCCATTGTAAATATTAACAGTAGATAGCGGGTTGATGGCATCAGTCTCTGTAATATTATTCGCAAATTTTATCCCTGTAACTGATGAAGGCATGACTTCGAACAAGGTTTTGTTTTTGCATGAAAACAGAACTACAGAAAACAGTATAGGTGTGAAGAATTTAAAGATCTTCATTGTAAGGGCTTGCAAAAAATAGTTTAAAAAAAAGGCGGAAACGTAATGTTTCCGCCTTAAAGATAAAGCTAAAAGCTATTAATATCCAGGGTTTTGTTTCAAAGCACCACCTTCACGGCTGATCTCTATCTGAGGGATAGGGAAAACCTCGTGTTTACCGGCAACAAATGTACGGCCGTTAAGAACAGGGTTGCTAATACGTGTATCCGCTTTAATGTAAGCGTTGATAGTGTTAGCCATGTAGTTTGCACCTGCAGGGCCGCCAAAAATAGCATCCCAACGTTGCAAGTCAAAGAAACGGTGACCTTCCATACCAAACTCTAACTGATGCTCCATATATACAGCCTGGCGTGCATACGCCTGACCATTAGCAGCAAACTGACCTGTGTAAGGTTTAATTACGTAATTAGCAGCGGGAGTAGTAGTATTACCTTTTGATGGTGCGCTGTTATCTACATAAGTATGTACCCAATACTCAGGGTGTTGTGCCATACGGTTACGGATCACGTTCACATCTGCTTCTGCAGCAGCTAAATTGTTAGCCTCTACATAGCACTCTGCACGCCATAAGTAAAGATCAGCAACGCGAATTAACAGATAATT
It encodes the following:
- a CDS encoding VCBS repeat-containing protein, translating into MKIFKFFTPILFSVVLFSCKNKTLFEVMPSSVTGIKFANNITETDAINPLSTVNIYNGGGVGVGDFNRDGKPDLYFTGNAVSNKLYLNKGNFKFDDVTAIAGVRGKGGWARGVAVVDINNDGWPDIYVCNTLLQDSTKRVNLLYINQGNGKEGIPTFKEMAAEYGLNANKHSTMAYFFDYDNDGDLDMYLAVNDAENSDNTSTFRPLMTDGSKASTGKLFRNDFDEKLRHPVFTDVSKQAGITIEGYGHAASIADINGDGWKDIYVTNDFLTNNILYINNHDGTFTDRSKEYFKHTAAAAMGQDITDINNDGLPDVFELDMNPEDNYRKKMFMPSNAYQIYQNFDYYKYQYQYTRNTLQLNQGYSLGQNDSIGIPAFSEISFLSGVGQTDWSWCPLITDFDNDGNRDIVITNGYPRDVTDHDFTTFRDEAFSVASQKQILDQIPIVKIHNYAFKSNGNLQFTDETENWGLTVPSFSNGAVYADLDGDGDLDMVINNIDDEALVYKNTLRDKADANGQDHYLNISLKGDTKNIDGIGALINVYYDHGKQQFYENTPYRGYLSSTWNVAHFGLGGISKVDSVVVRWPGFKKQTLVNIKADQLLKIDIANANESYNFNRPVIDNSAMFTEVTRDRGINYQHKEDDFVDFNIQKLLPHKLSAFSPGMASGDVNGDGTDDIVVGGNSKYPAQLLLQQASGKFIQKPLYASFTSKDGIRKDEGLLLFDADGDGDLDLYVASGGFEATPQSPTYGDRLYINDGKGSFSEQTNALPLNNTSKLCVRAVDYDHDGDLDLFVSGRVDPWNYPKPVSSFILRNDSKTDGVKFTDVTQQVAPALKNVGLVCDALFTDFNNDGWPDLIMAGEWMPVTFMKNDHGKFVNTTSASGISDKLGWWNTIAAGDFDHDGDIDYIVGNTGLNTFYKASDQYPVYVTANDVDHNGSYDAFTSVYLKDKEGKMQEFPANTRDDVVKQVISMRIKYQNYKSFAVATMDQVIPDSLRKGGIRLKVNELRSCYLRNDGGGKFTISPLPIMAQTSQLCGITVDDFDGDGNLDVILNGNDYGTEVGTGRYDAFNGLMLKGNGKGGFTPLSIMQSGIYIPGDGKALIKLRGTDNKYLLAASQHTGPLKLYDLKRSVKTVSLSAGDMYAKVKYRDGRKSKIEFYNGESFLSQSARFFNIEYNMSAVQITGSNGKTRSIPVN